One Enterobacter asburiae genomic window, TCTGAGGCACAGCCTTTCTACGTCAACTCACCGTATGGCATCACCCTTGCTCATAACGGCAACCTGACCAACGCGCATGAGCTGCGTAAAAAGCTGTTCGAAGAGAAACGTCGCCACATTAACACCACCTCTGATTCTGAAATCCTGCTCAATGTGTTCGCCAGCGAGCTGGATAACTTCCGTCACTACCCGCTGGAAGCAGACAACATCTTTGCTGCGATTGCCGCGACAAACCGCCAGATCCGCGGCGCGTACGCCTGCGTAGCGATGATCATCGGTCACGGCATGGTGGCCTTCCGCGATCCAAACGGCATTCGTCCACTGGTGCTCGGCAAACGCGACCTCGGCGATGGCCGTACCGAATATATGGTTGCCTCTGAGAGCGTGGCGCTGGATACCCTGGGCTTCGAGTTCCTGCGTGACGTTGCGCCGGGTGAAGCGGTCTATATCACCGAGAAGGGCCAGCTGTTTACCCGCCAGTGTGCCGATAACCCGGTCAGCAACCCGTGCCTGTTTGAATACGTTTACTTTGCCCGTCCGGATTCCTTCATCGACAAGATTTCCGTCTACAGCGCGCGCGTCAACATGGGCACGAAGCTGGGCGAGAAGATTGCCCGCGAGTGGGACGATCTCGACATCGACGTGGTTATTCCTATCCCGGAAACCTCCTGCGATATCGCGCTGGAGATCGCCCGTATTCTGGACAAGCCATACCGTCAGGGCTTCGTGAAGAACCGCTACGTTGGCCGCACCTTTATCATGCCGGGCCAGCATCTGCGCCGTAAGTCCGTGCGCCGCAAGCTGAACGCCAACCGCGCGGAATTCCGCGACAAGAACGTTCTGCTGGTGGATGACTCCATCGTTCGCGGCACCACCTCTGAGCAGATTATCGAGATGGCGCGCGAAGCGGGTGCGAAGAAAGTCTACCTGGCCTCTGCTGCGCCGGAGATTCGCTTCCCGAACGTGTACGGCATCGATATGCCAACCGCCAACGAGCTGATCGCTCACGGGCGTGAAGTGGATGAAATTCGCCAGATCATCGGTGCCGACGGCCTGATTTTCCAGGATCTGAACGATCTCATCGACGCGGTGCGTGCCGAGAACCCGGAAATTCAGCAGTTTGAATGCTCCGTGTTCAACGGTATTTACGTGACCAAAGACGTTGACCAGCAGTACCTCGACTATCTTGATTCGCTGCGCAACGACGATGCGAAAGCCGTTCAGATGCAGAACGATCTTGAAAGTTTAGAGATGCACAACGAAGGTTGATGCTCCGGCAGGTGAGGGCGAAGGCCCTCACTTGCAACTCCCCGCAAAATCCTGCACAGTCTGCCCTGAAATCAGTAAGGGCGAAAATCATGAAACGACTCATTGTTGGGCTTAGCGGCGCCAGCGGCGCGATTTACGGCGTACGTCTGTTACAGGTTCTGCGTAACGTGGCGGAAGTTGAGACCCATCTGGTGATGAGCCAGGCGGCGCGGCAGACCCTCTCTCTGGAAACCGATCTCTCCCTGCGCGATGTTCAGGCACTGGCGGACGTGGTTCACGATGCCCGTGATATCGCCGCCAGCATCTCCTCAGGCTCGTTTAAAACGGCCGGCATGGTTATCCTGCCCTGTTCCATTAAAACGCTCTCCGGCATTGTGAACAGCTATACCGACACCCTGGTAACGCGCGCGGCGGATGTAGTGCTGAAGGAGCGTCGTCCCCTGGTGCTCTGCGTGCGGGAAACGCCGCTGCATCTCGGCCACCTGCGTTTGATGACCCAGGCCGCTGAGCTTGGCGCCGTCATCATGCCGCCGGTACCGGCGTTTTATCATCGCCCGACCTCGCTGGATGACGTGATTAATCAGACCGTTAATCGCGTGCTTGATCAGTTTGACATCGACCTGCCAGAAGATCTCTTCACCCGCTGGCAAGGAGCCTGATTCTGTGCACAAACAGAGTGCATGAAAAGAGACGTTGCCCTGTTTCAGGGCAATTATGCAACGGCGATCATATCCTCGACATTTAATTCGTTTTTTCCCTTTTTCTCTTTCCGGTTCGTTCGGCAGACCTGCTATCTTTCACCATTAAGGCAATATCGCAACGTTTTATTAACATATTTAACGTCGAAGTTTTGACCAGACGGCAATGTGGCATAAGACCTGCAAGATGAAGCCTGCAACACAACACACAACACAATACATAATAAAATCACGGTACTTGAGGGTAAATGTATGAAGAAGACGGTTCTGGCTCTGTCTTTGCTCGTGGGGTTAAGTGCGGCAGCAGGTAGCTACGCAGCGCTTCCACAGACGGTTCGTATCGGTACAGACGCAACCTACGCGCCATTCTCTTCCAAGGATGCGAAAGGCGATTTCGTGGGGTTTGATATCGATCTGGGAAATGAAATGTGCAAACGCATTGCGGTGAAATGCACATGGGTGGGCAGCGACTTTGACGCGTTAATCCCGTCGCTGAAAGCCAAGAAAATCGACGCCATTATCTCTTCTCTCTCCATCACCGAAAAACGCCAGCAGGAGATTGCCTTCTCTGACAAGCTCTACGCCGCGGATTCTCGCCTGATTGCGCCGAAAGGTTCCCCGATTAAGCCAACCATCGACTCGCTGAAAGGCAAGCATGTTGGCGTGCTTCAGGGATCGACCCAGGAAGGTTATGCCAATGCCACCTGGCGTGAAAAGGGTGTAGACGTGGTGGCTTACCAGAACCAGGATCTGATTTACTCTGACCTGGCCGCAGGCCGTCTGGATGCGGCATTCCAGGATGAAGTCGCCGCGAGCGAAGGCTTCCTGAAACAGCCTGCGGGTAAAGACTATGCGTTTGCAGGCCCGTCGGTAAAAGACAAAAAATACTTTGGTGATGGCACCGGGATTGGCCTGCGTAAGGATGATACCGAGCTGAAAGCCGCCTTCGACAAAGCCTTTGCAGAGCTGCGTAAAGACGGTACTTACGACAAACTGGCGAAGAAATACTTCGACTTCAACGTATACGGTGAATAATAGCTGGCGCTAACGCACCGCAAAGGTGCGTTACGGGAGCGGTTGACCCAATGCGGTGCATTTGTTGCACCGTGTTGGATCGCTTTGTGCATACTTACGCATTTATAATGCAAAAATTCCCGCCTGAAGGGCATTAGTCTTTGCCTGACAGAGGGGATTGATGGCACATTAGCACCACCCCGTCGTCGTAAAAATCCCGTATGAAGACAGTTTGTTGAGGACAAATATGAAAAAACTCGTGTTGTCACTATCTCTGGTGCTGGCCTTTTCCAGCGCCACCGCGGCATTCGCAGCCATTCCGCAGAAAATTCGGATTGGTACCGATCCAACCTATGCGCCGTTCGAATCGAAGAATTCAAAGGGTGAACTGGTCGGTTTTGACATCGATCTGGCTAACGAGCTGTGCAAACGCATCAAAGCACAGTGTACCTACGTTGAGAACCCGCTGGATGCGCTGATCCCGTCCCTGAAAGCGAAAAAAATCGATGTGATTATGTCCTCGCTCTCCATCACCGAAAAACGCCAGCAGGAGATTGCCTTCACCGACAAACTCTACGCGGCCGATTCTCGTCTGGTGGTGGCTAAATCTTCTGACGTTCAGCCAACGCTGGAGTCCCTGAAAGGCAAACGCGTCGGCGTTCTGCAGGGCACCACGCAGGAAACCTACGGCAACGAACACTGGGCGCCGAAGGGGATTGAAATCGTCTCCTACCAGGGCCAGGAAAATATCTACGCTGACCTGACGGCAGGCCGAATTGATGCGGCATTCCAGGATGAAGTTGCGGCAAGCGAAGGCTTCCTGAAAACGCCGGTGGGTAAAGATTACAAGTTTGGCGGCCCGTCCATTAAGGACGTGAAGTTGTTTGGTGTGGGCACCGGTATGGGCCTGCGCAAAGAAGACAACGAGCTGCGCGAGGCGCTGAACAAAGCGTTTGCTGAAATGCGCGCTGACGGCACCTACGACAAGCTGGCGAAAAAGTACTTTGATTTTAATGTTTACGGCGGCTAATCGCCCCGTCAAATAACGTGCGGCCCCTCCCGCTGCGGGAGGGGATAAGACACGGTTCCACCACTCACGATACGACAGGGCTCGCGGTATGCTGTACGGATTTTCTGGCGTTATTTTACAGGGCGCGCTTGTCACCCTTGAGCTGGCTATCAGCTCCGTGGTGCTGGCGGTGCTGATAGGTCTGGCAGGCGCAGGGGCGAAGCTTTCGGCTAACAAACCGCTGGCGCTAATTTTTGAAGGCTACACCACGCTTATTCGCGGCGTTCCCGATCTGGTGCTGATGCTGCTTATCTTTTACGGTCTGCAGATTGCGCTGAACAGCGTAACGGACGCGATGGGCATGGGACAAATTGATATCGACCCGATGGTGGCCGGTATTATTACCCTCGGTTTTATCTACGGTGCCTACTTCACCGAAACCTTCCGCGGCGCTTACATGGCCGTGCCGAAGGGCCACATTGAGGCGGCAACCGCATTTGGTTTTACCTCTTCACAAACGTTTCGTCGGATTATGTTCCCGGCCATGATGCGTTATGCGCTTCCGGGCATCGGCAACAACTGGCAGGTTATCCTCAAAGCGACAGCGCTGGTCTCGCTGCTCGGTCTGGAAGACGTCGTGAAAGCGACTCAGCTGGCGGGCAAGAGCACCTGGGAGCCGTTCTATTTTGCGGTGGTCTGCGGCGTGATTTATCTGGTCTTTACGACCGTCTCCAATGGTGTGCTGCTTCTGCTCGAGCGTCGCTACTCCGTGGGTGTGAAGAGGGCTGACCTGTGATTGAGATTATTCAGGAATACTGGAAATCCCTGCTGTGGACGGATGGCTACCGCTTTACCGGCGTGGCGATTACGCTCTGGCTGCTGATCTCCTCCGTGGTGATGGGCGGCATTCTGGCGGTGTTTCTTGCCATTGGCCGCGTGTCGAACAATAAATTTATCCAGTTCCCGATCTGGCTGTTTACCTACGTGTTTCGCGGTACGCCGCTGTACGTGCAGCTGCTGGTGTTCTATTCGGGGATGTATACGCTTGAGATCGTAAAAGGCACTGAGATGCTGAATGCGTTCTTCCGCAGCGGTCTGAACTGTACGGTGCTGGCGTTGACGCTCAACACCTGCGCCTACACCACCGAGATTTTCGCGGGGGCAATTCGCTCTGTCCCTTACGGTGAAATAGAAGCGGCGCGCGCGTACGGCTTTTCCTCAGTGAAGCTTTATCGCTGCATTATTCTGCCGTCGGCACTGCGTATCGCGTTACCGGCGTACAGTAACGAAGTGATTTTGATGCTGCACTCCACCGCGCTCGCCTTTACCGCGACGGTGCCGGATCTGCTCAAAATAGCGCGCGATATTAACTCCGCGACCTATCAGCCGTTTACCGCGTTTGGCATTGCGGCGGTGCTCTATTTAATTATCTCTTATGTTTTGATTAGCCTGTTCCGTAAGGCTGAAAAACGCTGGTTGCAGCATATAAAACCTTCTTCGACGCACTGAGAAAGATGATGGCTGAGAACAAATTAAACGTTATTGATTTGCACAAACGCTACGGCGAACATGAAGTGCTGAAAGGGGTGTCGCTGCAGGCTAACGCAGGCGATGTAATCAGTATCATCGGCTCATCCGGCTCGGGTAAAAGTACCTTCCTGCGCTGCATCAACTTCCTCGAAAAACCGAGCGAAGGCTCGATTGTGGTGAGCGGGCAGAATATTAACCTGGTCCGTGACAAAGACGGCCAGCTGAAGGTGGCGGATAAACACCAGCTGCGTCTCCTGCGTACGCGCCTGACGATGGTATTCCAGCACTTCAACCTCTGGAGCCACATGACGGTGCTGGAGAACGTGATGGAAGCGCCGGTTCAGGTACTGGGGCTGAGCAAGCAGGAAGCCCGCGAGCGCGCGGTGAAATACCTGGCGAAAGTGGGTATCGACGAGCGCCAGCAGATGAAGTACCCGGTGCATCTCTCCGGCGGTCAGCAGCAGCGTGTCTCCATCGCGCGTGCGTTGGCGATGGAACCGGAGGTGCTGCTGTTTGACGAACCAACCTCCGCGCTGGACCCGGAACTCGTTGGCGAAGTGCTGCGCATCATGCAGAAGCTGGCCGAAGAGGGCAAAACGATGGTGGTGGTGACGCACGAAATGGGCTTCGCCCGTAACGTCTCGAACCACGTGATTTTCCTGCATCAGGGGAAAATTGAAGAGCAGGGCCACCCGGACGAGGTGCTGGCGAACCCGCAAAGTCCGCGTTTACAGCAGTTCCTCAAAGGATCTCTGAAGTAAAGAGGGCATCAGCCCGCAGTGCAGCCCAATCGCCCGGTGGCGCTTCGCTTACCGGGCCTACAAAAACCGTAGGCCGGGCAAACGCAGTGCCGCCCGGCATTCAGGCCGCACCGCACTCCAGCCGATACACCCAGTCGTCATAGCGCACGCCGTTAATCTCATACGCCTTTTCCAGCACCTGCGTACGTACAAACCCCGCTTTCTCAAGCACCCGCACCGAACCGCCGTTATCCGCCAGTACGTACGCGTTAATCGCTTTCACGCTGGTCTGGTTAAACGCGTAATCACACACCGCGCGCAGCGCCTCGCTG contains:
- the hisJ gene encoding histidine ABC transporter substrate-binding protein HisJ, producing MKKLVLSLSLVLAFSSATAAFAAIPQKIRIGTDPTYAPFESKNSKGELVGFDIDLANELCKRIKAQCTYVENPLDALIPSLKAKKIDVIMSSLSITEKRQQEIAFTDKLYAADSRLVVAKSSDVQPTLESLKGKRVGVLQGTTQETYGNEHWAPKGIEIVSYQGQENIYADLTAGRIDAAFQDEVAASEGFLKTPVGKDYKFGGPSIKDVKLFGVGTGMGLRKEDNELREALNKAFAEMRADGTYDKLAKKYFDFNVYGG
- the purF gene encoding amidophosphoribosyltransferase, with translation MCGIVGIAGFMPVNQSIYDALTVLQHRGQDAAGIITIDANNCFRLRKANGLVNDVFEARHMQRLQGNMGIGHVRYPTAGSSSASEAQPFYVNSPYGITLAHNGNLTNAHELRKKLFEEKRRHINTTSDSEILLNVFASELDNFRHYPLEADNIFAAIAATNRQIRGAYACVAMIIGHGMVAFRDPNGIRPLVLGKRDLGDGRTEYMVASESVALDTLGFEFLRDVAPGEAVYITEKGQLFTRQCADNPVSNPCLFEYVYFARPDSFIDKISVYSARVNMGTKLGEKIAREWDDLDIDVVIPIPETSCDIALEIARILDKPYRQGFVKNRYVGRTFIMPGQHLRRKSVRRKLNANRAEFRDKNVLLVDDSIVRGTTSEQIIEMAREAGAKKVYLASAAPEIRFPNVYGIDMPTANELIAHGREVDEIRQIIGADGLIFQDLNDLIDAVRAENPEIQQFECSVFNGIYVTKDVDQQYLDYLDSLRNDDAKAVQMQNDLESLEMHNEG
- a CDS encoding histidine ABC transporter permease HisQ, whose translation is MLYGFSGVILQGALVTLELAISSVVLAVLIGLAGAGAKLSANKPLALIFEGYTTLIRGVPDLVLMLLIFYGLQIALNSVTDAMGMGQIDIDPMVAGIITLGFIYGAYFTETFRGAYMAVPKGHIEAATAFGFTSSQTFRRIMFPAMMRYALPGIGNNWQVILKATALVSLLGLEDVVKATQLAGKSTWEPFYFAVVCGVIYLVFTTVSNGVLLLLERRYSVGVKRADL
- a CDS encoding UbiX family flavin prenyltransferase; amino-acid sequence: MKRLIVGLSGASGAIYGVRLLQVLRNVAEVETHLVMSQAARQTLSLETDLSLRDVQALADVVHDARDIAASISSGSFKTAGMVILPCSIKTLSGIVNSYTDTLVTRAADVVLKERRPLVLCVRETPLHLGHLRLMTQAAELGAVIMPPVPAFYHRPTSLDDVINQTVNRVLDQFDIDLPEDLFTRWQGA
- the hisP gene encoding histidine ABC transporter ATP-binding protein HisP, whose protein sequence is MAENKLNVIDLHKRYGEHEVLKGVSLQANAGDVISIIGSSGSGKSTFLRCINFLEKPSEGSIVVSGQNINLVRDKDGQLKVADKHQLRLLRTRLTMVFQHFNLWSHMTVLENVMEAPVQVLGLSKQEARERAVKYLAKVGIDERQQMKYPVHLSGGQQQRVSIARALAMEPEVLLFDEPTSALDPELVGEVLRIMQKLAEEGKTMVVVTHEMGFARNVSNHVIFLHQGKIEEQGHPDEVLANPQSPRLQQFLKGSLK
- the argT gene encoding lysine/arginine/ornithine ABC transporter substrate-binding protein ArgT, producing the protein MKKTVLALSLLVGLSAAAGSYAALPQTVRIGTDATYAPFSSKDAKGDFVGFDIDLGNEMCKRIAVKCTWVGSDFDALIPSLKAKKIDAIISSLSITEKRQQEIAFSDKLYAADSRLIAPKGSPIKPTIDSLKGKHVGVLQGSTQEGYANATWREKGVDVVAYQNQDLIYSDLAAGRLDAAFQDEVAASEGFLKQPAGKDYAFAGPSVKDKKYFGDGTGIGLRKDDTELKAAFDKAFAELRKDGTYDKLAKKYFDFNVYGE
- a CDS encoding ABC transporter permease gives rise to the protein MIEIIQEYWKSLLWTDGYRFTGVAITLWLLISSVVMGGILAVFLAIGRVSNNKFIQFPIWLFTYVFRGTPLYVQLLVFYSGMYTLEIVKGTEMLNAFFRSGLNCTVLALTLNTCAYTTEIFAGAIRSVPYGEIEAARAYGFSSVKLYRCIILPSALRIALPAYSNEVILMLHSTALAFTATVPDLLKIARDINSATYQPFTAFGIAAVLYLIISYVLISLFRKAEKRWLQHIKPSSTH